The genome window aatcgGTTATTCCTTTGCATAATTTTTATATCCTGTTTCTTCTATTAAAATGTATACACAATTAGATGTTTTTAAAGTATTAGAAATATCTTTTCACACAAGAATGGGCAGGGTAAAAGAATCAAGAGCTCTACAGAGGTAGGTAATAACTGACAGTGAAAACAGAAGTAGATTCAATAAACACTAGAAAAATTCTTAGCAAAACATAAAAGCTTTCAAGGTGGTAGGACTGATActgaaattctgattttctttctcagtctAGTGCATCTCCACATCTCCCATTCTACCATGAAACCCTATATTATCAGGTTCTGCACCACAGCATGTTCAATATAAAGTTTTGGGAAGGGGATAGGCTTATGGTTTTATTtgtggaagaggaagagacctGAAAGGGGGGTAGAGAAAGAGTGTACAGCTTCATTTAGGAAGAAGAGACAGAAGCGCCTACCAGTTCCAGTACTGAactcctccctgtccccatcccCTGGATGAGACTGGCAAAATGTACACCAATAATGAGCAGATTCCTAGAATTGCTACCAACTGCTACAAGCTGGCTATGCCTTGCAGCTGTTCCACAACTTACAAAGGGCTTCCAGGAATTTCTACTGATAGTCATGCAGGCTAAAGCTGGCATTCCATTACAATAAGTCTCTCTTGCATGTTATCTACCTGGGTATTTTGAATTTCAATTACTCCTCCCATTGAAAATTATGCTTACAGTGTTTCAGATTTTTAGTGAGGAGAAACTGAATGTGACAGGTAGGAAACCCAAGCAGAGCAGGCTAAAGCACCTTCACTATCTCCAATCAGTGTAGTGCTACATTCTTTTATTCACTTCCAATGTAGTTCTTATCAAATAAAGGAGGAAGTACttttcactaaaatatttttagtcaCAGCATTATACTCCATGGATTCTCCATTGTGCAATTCCaaaattgaattattatttaCTAATATATAATGAAATTTCAATGTTCAAAAAACATCATTAAATGCCTTAAACACCCTATTGGCTCCATAAGGTTTATTAGGGGAGATAAATCACTGAaaatctctctttatttcttcaaaatttgaggaaataaaatactcaaaatcCGTAAATATTGACAGAAACTACGTATTTTAGCAGGGAGAGATTCAGATAATCTGTGCCTTGAAGCTtatacaaatttgttttttttaaagaaaaaatatacatgcaagttgagatataaaaataaacatatgtaaaatggaaaataattttaaaatctcaattgGAAACAAACTCAAGACCttaaacattataaaatttatgagtaaaatgttttaattgatgaaattcaaaaaataatcacattatAATGGGTTATAGAAGTATtcttattatacattttaaaatcagaatagaGAGCATTATTCAAAGATGAGTGTCATTGATTTTCAACCATATAAATATACATCATGAACATCTAATAAAGTAATATGAAGTCAATCCTCTCTTAGATGAAACTGACAATGCTTGAAGACTTGCCAATGCACCCTGCTATCAGTCGAAGTGTGACTggaatttaaaatagaaagagaatATGGGCTTAATTGTTCATGGCTAATCTATcttacatttgtaatttttttgagaCATATAATTTTGTGAGTGCATTGGTAAAATCCCACCGAAGGCCTTGGAGGTGCAAATGAGAGACTCTCTATTTAAGCTTCACTTCCTTGGTGTTATTTCTAGATCTCTCTTTAAGAATATCTTAATTCCACCAGAAATCTCAGGTAAAATTAGAAGTGTATTAAAGAAGAACTGTGATGTTCTTGTATAGATAAGATAAAGTCTAATATTTCTGTATTAATACCCATATAGTTTTGTTATCAATGAACATGCTTCAAACATTcctgaccttatttagaaattaatCTATTTTGTGTCAGTGCATATATCATATGGATCCCTATTTGGGGAAGTATGAGATTATgtggtttgttttatttcaaaatcagatgtaagaattattatattttttattatctattatgaataaatttttcaattatatctactaatattaaaatttgtttagatGACACTTCATGGAACAtctaataataaaacttctttttcttcctttaagagaTAGCTtgataaaatgagacaaaaaaatttaacatttctgaCCGACTTCGTTCTGATGGGAGTCACAAGGCGGCCTGAGCTGCAGCTTCCCCTTTTTGGCATTTTTCTCATCATCTACATGATCACAGTGGTGGGCAACCTGGGCATGATTGTTTTGACCAAGGTGGACTCTCGTCTGCATACTCCTATGTATTTCTTTATTAGACACCTGGCTTTCCTTGATCTTGGTAATTCTACTGTGATTTGTCCCAAGATGCTGGTAAATTTTGTTGTGgaacaaaataatatttcttattatGCATGTGCTACACAGCTGGCTTTCTTCCTTCTGTTCATTATCAGTGAATTTTTCATCTTGTCagccatggcctatgaccgctacgTGGCCATCTGTAACCCTCTGCTCTACAATGTCATCATGTCTCCGAGACTTTGTCATGTGCTGGTGGGAATTCCATACCTCTACAGTGCCTTTCAGGCTCTGATGTTCACTATTAAGATTTTTACGTCAACCTTCTGTGGCTCTAACGTCATCAGTCATTTCTACTGTGATGATGTCCCTTTGATACCTATGCTCTGTTCCAATGAACGAGAAATAGAATTGTTGATCATTCTATTTTCAGCATTTAATTTGATCTCCTCTCTAACAGTAGTCCTTGTATCTTACGTGATAATTCTCTTAGCCATATGTCGAATGCACTCTACAGAGGGTAGGAAAAAAGCTTTCTCCACATGTGGTTCTCATTTGACAGTGGTGGTTGTGTTCTACGGGTCTCTACTCTTCATGTACATGCAGCCCAAGTCCATTCACTCCTTTGATACTGATAAAATGGCATCTGTGTTTTACACTTTAGTGATCCCCATGCTTAACCCCTTGATCTACAGCTTAAGAAACAAAGAAGTACAGAATGCCTTCTACAGGGTCTTTAAGAATCAATACAATTTTTGTATTTAGTTTAATAATATGGAATATTAATACAGTAATCTATGATACAGGAAAATGTCtcttgaaaatataatatatataattgctTTCTTTTGACACCAGAATAAAGACTAATTAAAGCACACAGCTAAatcagttgtttctttttttaatgttcagcccaattaaatgtcatattttatttatttatttattttattttttttttaaattttattttgtcgatatacattgtagctgattaatgctccccatcaccaaaacctccctcccttctccctccccccctcccccccaacaatgtcctttctgtttgtttgttgtatcaacttcaaataattgtggttgttatatcttcttcccccccccccccccggtttgtgtgtgtgtgtgtgtatgtgtgtgtgtgaatttatatattaatttttagctccctccaataagtgagaacatgtgctatttctctttctgtgcctgacttgtttcacttaatataattctctcaaggtccatccatgttgttgcaaatggcagtatttcattcgtttttatagctgagtagtattccattgtgtagatgtaccacattttccgtatccactcatctgatgatggacatttgggctggttccaactcttggctattgtaaagagtgctgcgatgaacattggggaacaggtataccttcgacttgatgatttccattcctctgggtatattcccaacagtgggatggctgggtcgtatggtagatctatttgcaattgtttaaggaacctccataccattttccatagaggctgcaccattttgcagtcccaccaacaatgtatgagagttcctttttctctgcagcctcgccagcatttatcgttcatagtcttttggattttagccatcctaactggggttagatggtatctcaatgtggttttgatttgcatttcccggatgctgagtgatgttgagcatttttttcatatgtctgttggccatttggatatcttccttagagaaatgcctacttagctcttttgcccattttttaattgggttgcttgttttcttcttgtaaagttgtttgagttccttatattctggatattaatcctttgtcagatgtatattttgcaaatattttctcccactctgttggttgtcttttaactcttttaattgtttcttttgctgtgcagaagctttttagtttgatataatcccatttgtttatttttcctttggttgcccgtgcttttggggtcgtattcatgaagtctgtgcccagtcttatttgctgaagtgtttcccctatgttttctttaagaagttttattgtctcagggtgtatatttaaatccttaatccattttgagttgattttagtatacggtgagaggtatggatctagtttcattctcctgcatatcgatatccagttatcccagcaccacttgctgaagaggcagtcccttccccagtgaataggcttggtgcctttgtcaaagatcagatggcagtaagtgtgtgggttgatttctggattctctattctattccattggtcagtgtgtctgtttttatgccagtaccatactgttttggttattatagctttgtagtatagcttaaagtcaggtagtgttatgcctccagctttattttttttgctgagcattgctttggctattcgtggtcttttattgttccatataaatgtctgaatagttttttccatttctgagaaaaatgtctttagaattttgatggggattgcattgaatttgtatatcactttgggtagtatggacattttcactatgttgattcttccaatccaagagcatggaatatctttccatcttcttgtatcctctctaatttctctcagcagtggtttgtagttctcattatagagatttttcacctccttggttaactcaattcctaagtattttatttttttggtggctattgtaaatgggcaggctttcttgatttctcgttctgcatgttcactattggagaaaagaaatgctactgatttttgtgtgttgattttgtatcctgctactgtgctgaaatcatttatcaattccaagagtttttttgtagaggttttaggctgttcgatatataggatcatgtcatctgcaaacagggacagtttgacttcatcttttccaatctggatgccctttatttccttctcttctctgattgctctggctagtacttccaacactatgttgaataggagtggtgagagtgggcatccttgtctagttcctgttcttaaaggaaactctttcagcttttccccattcaggatgatattggcagtgggtttggcatatatggctttaataatgttgagatactttccctctatacctaacttattgagggtgtttgtcatgaatgagtgctgaactttatcaaatgctttttcagcatctatagagatgatcatatggtccttgtgtttgagtttattaatatggtgtatcacatttattgatttgcgtatgttgaaccaaccttgcatccctgggatgaatcccacttgatcgtgatgaataatttttcgtatgtgttgctgtattctgtttgctagtattttagtgaggatttttgcatctatattcatcaaggatatcggcctgtagttttcttttttggttatatctttacctggttttggtatcaggatgatgtttgcttcatagaatgagtttgggagatttgcgtccgtttcaatcttttggaatagtttgtaaagaatcggtgtcaattcctgtttgaatgtttggtaaaattctgctgtgaatccatctggccctgggcttttctttgttgggagccttctgataacagcttcaatctcctttattgttattggtctgttcaaattttctacgtcttcacggttcagttttgggagcttgtgtgtgtccagaaatttatccatttcctccagattttaaaatttgttggcgtatagttgtttatagtagtctcgaatgattccttgtatttcagatgaatcagttgtaatatcgcctttttcatttctaa of Cynocephalus volans isolate mCynVol1 chromosome 4, mCynVol1.pri, whole genome shotgun sequence contains these proteins:
- the LOC134376582 gene encoding olfactory receptor 8K5, whose amino-acid sequence is MRQKNLTFLTDFVLMGVTRRPELQLPLFGIFLIIYMITVVGNLGMIVLTKVDSRLHTPMYFFIRHLAFLDLGNSTVICPKMLVNFVVEQNNISYYACATQLAFFLLFIISEFFILSAMAYDRYVAICNPLLYNVIMSPRLCHVLVGIPYLYSAFQALMFTIKIFTSTFCGSNVISHFYCDDVPLIPMLCSNEREIELLIILFSAFNLISSLTVVLVSYVIILLAICRMHSTEGRKKAFSTCGSHLTVVVVFYGSLLFMYMQPKSIHSFDTDKMASVFYTLVIPMLNPLIYSLRNKEVQNAFYRVFKNQYNFCI